A stretch of Leptospira andrefontaineae DNA encodes these proteins:
- the lipB gene encoding lipoyl(octanoyl) transferase LipB, which yields MTSSSFSINNTSVQAFSLKNPLPYEDYVRFQEKSRENRRESILFLEHPLTITGGINYNIDNLLRNEDFLSEHGISLQYIKRGGDYTAHEPGQIVTYIHLDLKKREISISEFLDGVLESAIYSTKKVWDLDLVKNPHAPGLYLSNSPTRKILSMGVLFKSWFTSYGIALNVSNDFSAFQCIHPCGQDWKSMISVSQLGLPSGEDKKKEWIQTFQSKFLENLKPIRDKIST from the coding sequence ATGACTTCGAGCAGCTTTTCCATAAATAATACGAGTGTGCAGGCTTTTTCCCTGAAAAATCCCCTTCCATACGAAGATTACGTCCGCTTCCAGGAGAAGTCCCGGGAGAATCGAAGGGAATCGATCCTATTCTTGGAACACCCTCTTACGATAACCGGGGGGATCAATTATAATATCGACAATCTTCTCCGAAATGAGGACTTCCTTTCCGAACACGGGATCTCTCTCCAATACATAAAAAGAGGAGGGGATTATACCGCTCATGAGCCCGGACAAATCGTTACCTATATACATTTGGACTTAAAAAAAAGAGAAATTTCGATCTCGGAATTTTTGGACGGGGTCCTGGAATCTGCAATTTATTCCACAAAGAAAGTTTGGGATTTGGACCTAGTGAAAAATCCTCATGCTCCCGGGCTCTATCTTTCTAATTCCCCAACTCGCAAAATTCTTTCCATGGGAGTTTTGTTCAAGTCCTGGTTCACGAGTTATGGGATCGCTCTCAACGTTTCCAATGATTTTTCCGCGTTTCAGTGTATCCATCCTTGCGGGCAGGACTGGAAATCTATGATTTCGGTCTCTCAATTGGGTCTGCCAAGCGGAGAAGATAAGAAGAAGGAATGGATCCAGACTTTTCAGTCCAAATTTCTGGAAAATTTAAAGCCGATTCGGGACAAGATCAGCACCTAA
- a CDS encoding oxygenase MpaB family protein, producing the protein MFNRLKILKEINELDAEKDAQKIVFLSGSYDFPQDVEISLAISFFRTFAIPSISKILNTTKRFESAGQKRYDDTALILAEFIENGLDSERGREAMRRLNQIHKEYDIKNEDFLYTLTTFIFEPDRWNQKFGWRKSTEKERLANFYLWKRIGKMMNIKNIPETYEEMLEFNQKFEKEKFHRTTDSEQVALATMKIASARIPKIPGLEYLVYNAVYSLMDKPLREAMGFPKANPIVAALTYSLFKFRAFFLRYFWPPRKTPYYVTKRNNPTYPNGYLIEELGPH; encoded by the coding sequence ATGTTCAACCGTTTGAAAATATTAAAAGAAATTAATGAATTAGATGCGGAGAAGGATGCACAGAAGATCGTATTTCTTTCTGGAAGTTATGATTTTCCTCAGGATGTGGAGATCTCACTTGCAATTTCATTTTTCAGGACATTCGCAATTCCTTCTATTTCTAAAATATTAAATACAACCAAACGATTTGAATCTGCAGGACAGAAAAGATACGACGATACCGCTTTGATCCTCGCAGAATTTATAGAAAATGGACTGGATAGCGAAAGAGGAAGAGAGGCCATGAGAAGGTTGAACCAGATCCATAAAGAATACGATATCAAGAATGAGGACTTTCTTTATACACTCACAACTTTTATATTCGAGCCGGATCGTTGGAACCAAAAGTTCGGTTGGAGAAAAAGTACTGAAAAAGAAAGGTTAGCCAATTTCTATCTTTGGAAACGGATCGGAAAAATGATGAATATCAAAAATATTCCGGAAACCTACGAGGAAATGTTGGAGTTCAATCAGAAATTCGAAAAAGAAAAATTCCATCGTACTACTGACTCGGAACAAGTTGCACTTGCAACTATGAAGATCGCTTCTGCTAGAATTCCTAAAATCCCCGGTTTGGAATATTTAGTATATAACGCAGTATATTCTCTTATGGATAAACCTCTTAGAGAGGCTATGGGATTTCCTAAAGCAAATCCGATCGTTGCAGCCTTGACTTATTCTCTTTTTAAATTCAGAGCATTCTTCTTACGATATTTTTGGCCTCCTAGAAAAACACCTTATTACGTGACCAAAAGAAATAACCCTACGTATCCGAACGGATATTTGATTGAAGAGTTAGGACCACATTAG
- a CDS encoding LA_3751/LA_3752 family putative glycosyltransferase — translation MNLLRKNGIWLFAILLIGVVFSSVNYLKPKYSFNWDSHNKLVQSYSLLQNKFQSEELFYPGKKFDPDYKYFPVQNNVFLKLDQRHLSAFPVFFAAISSLWLWVFGFSALPYLSAIGLLLSLLLLYEKWKFSKLSLAIAGLGTFAWILSIEYSEHSFFMFSTLCSLTFALRGKNSLVKFIFSGIFCGISVWFRHEGLVYCASLAFWILFAGNKKGSFKKSISEFLFFSLGAAISVGIFFLFNFIDYGHFLGPRFLINESGLNVSYMTRLEWAKTLLFFGTFKLGYFGYMPASLLLFPILIAGWKKLSPKNRILLGSTLSYIFLVLLIIPNDGFNNWGPRFFGPAVFPFAILFSKYYYFLKKRRKFKFIRILFLICILFSFTCGLIGLKYLKEGRKQQEANNLALHSTNSEIWIFSDDSLAYIAGSDYFNKIIFRVYLAEDLPQFLSDLSKFYPGKKITLIQANDEIFGEKVKSTIKENSKFAYGIGKMIWEKESFESAVRSNLDNREELAKASLKFSIGNLKLR, via the coding sequence ATGAATCTTTTAAGAAAGAATGGAATCTGGCTCTTTGCTATTTTACTGATCGGAGTCGTTTTTTCTAGCGTAAATTATCTAAAGCCAAAATATTCATTTAATTGGGACTCACATAATAAATTAGTTCAATCCTATTCTTTACTTCAGAATAAGTTCCAATCTGAAGAATTATTTTATCCGGGAAAGAAATTTGATCCGGACTACAAATACTTTCCAGTTCAGAATAATGTTTTTTTGAAACTAGATCAAAGACATTTAAGCGCTTTCCCAGTTTTTTTTGCCGCAATTTCTTCTTTGTGGCTCTGGGTTTTTGGATTTTCGGCTCTTCCTTATTTAAGTGCGATCGGATTACTACTTTCTCTACTGCTTCTTTATGAAAAATGGAAATTCTCCAAGCTTTCCTTGGCAATTGCGGGATTAGGAACATTCGCTTGGATCTTAAGTATAGAATATTCCGAGCATAGTTTTTTTATGTTTTCCACATTATGCTCTCTTACGTTCGCCTTAAGAGGAAAAAATTCGTTGGTAAAATTTATCTTCTCCGGGATCTTTTGCGGGATCTCCGTTTGGTTCAGACATGAAGGTTTAGTTTACTGCGCATCTCTTGCATTCTGGATCCTTTTTGCCGGAAACAAAAAAGGATCATTCAAAAAATCCATTTCTGAATTCTTATTTTTCAGCTTAGGTGCGGCGATATCAGTAGGGATTTTCTTTTTATTTAATTTTATAGACTACGGACATTTTCTAGGACCCAGATTCTTAATCAATGAATCCGGTCTAAATGTTTCCTATATGACCAGATTAGAATGGGCAAAGACCTTATTATTTTTCGGAACCTTCAAATTGGGATATTTCGGATATATGCCCGCGTCTCTCCTACTTTTTCCCATCTTAATTGCAGGTTGGAAAAAATTATCTCCCAAAAATAGGATTCTTTTAGGATCCACATTAAGTTATATATTTTTAGTTTTACTCATTATCCCGAACGATGGGTTTAATAACTGGGGACCTAGATTTTTCGGACCGGCCGTATTTCCTTTTGCAATCTTATTCTCTAAATATTATTATTTTCTAAAGAAGAGAAGAAAATTCAAATTTATCCGCATTCTATTTTTGATATGTATACTTTTTTCTTTCACATGCGGTTTAATCGGTTTAAAATACTTAAAAGAGGGGCGCAAACAACAGGAAGCGAATAATTTAGCTTTGCATTCTACAAATTCTGAAATCTGGATTTTTTCAGATGATTCTTTGGCGTATATAGCCGGCTCAGATTATTTTAATAAAATAATTTTCAGGGTTTATTTAGCGGAAGACTTACCCCAATTTTTATCCGATCTTTCCAAATTTTATCCCGGTAAAAAGATAACATTGATCCAAGCAAATGATGAAATTTTCGGAGAAAAAGTAAAAAGTACGATTAAAGAAAATTCCAAATTTGCATATGGAATCGGCAAAATGATCTGGGAAAAAGAATCCTTTGAATCTGCAGTCCGTTCCAATCTGGATAACCGGGAAGAATTGGCTAAAGCAAGTTTGAAATTCAGTATTGGAAATTTAAAACTTAGATAA
- the cysK gene encoding cysteine synthase A translates to MKANNILETIGNTPHVKINRLFGSKYNVYSKLERSNPGGSIKDRIALSMIEDAEKSGKLTKDTVIIEPTSGNTGIGLALVAAVKGYRLILVMPESMSVERRRIMAAYGAEFDLTPREKGMPGAIERAKQLVSENPKAWMPQQFENEANIKVHIETTAAEILKDFPNGVDALITGVGTGGHITGVAKVLKEKFPKTKVFAVEPEASPVISGGKPGPHPIQGIGAGFIPKNLHTDLLDGVIQVSKDEAFQYALRAAKEEGIFLGVSSGAALAAVAKKLPELPEGATVLTFNYDTGERYLSIEGLFPVPSNG, encoded by the coding sequence ATGAAAGCAAATAATATCTTAGAGACGATCGGTAATACTCCACACGTAAAAATCAACCGACTCTTTGGATCCAAATACAACGTATATTCTAAATTAGAGCGTAGCAATCCAGGCGGTTCTATCAAGGATCGTATCGCGCTTTCTATGATCGAGGACGCTGAAAAAAGCGGAAAACTCACTAAGGATACAGTAATCATCGAGCCAACTTCCGGAAACACCGGTATCGGTTTAGCTCTTGTTGCGGCAGTAAAAGGATACCGTTTGATCCTGGTTATGCCTGAGTCAATGAGTGTGGAAAGAAGAAGAATTATGGCTGCTTACGGCGCAGAATTCGACCTAACTCCTCGCGAAAAAGGAATGCCTGGAGCAATCGAAAGAGCAAAACAACTTGTTTCTGAAAATCCTAAAGCTTGGATGCCTCAACAGTTCGAGAATGAAGCAAACATTAAAGTGCATATTGAAACTACTGCAGCAGAGATCCTGAAAGACTTCCCTAACGGAGTGGATGCTCTGATCACTGGAGTAGGAACAGGTGGACATATCACTGGAGTTGCTAAAGTTTTAAAGGAGAAGTTCCCTAAAACTAAAGTATTCGCAGTTGAGCCGGAAGCTTCTCCTGTAATTTCCGGAGGAAAACCTGGACCACACCCAATCCAAGGAATTGGAGCCGGATTCATTCCTAAAAACTTACACACTGATCTACTAGACGGAGTGATCCAAGTTTCTAAAGACGAGGCTTTCCAATATGCGCTTCGTGCAGCAAAAGAAGAAGGAATTTTCTTAGGAGTATCTTCCGGTGCAGCTCTTGCAGCTGTTGCTAAAAAACTTCCTGAACTTCCAGAAGGAGCTACAGTTCTTACCTTCAACTACGACACCGGAGAAAGATATCTTTCTATTGAAGGACTTTTCCCAGTTCCTTCTAACGGCTAA
- a CDS encoding HDOD domain-containing protein has protein sequence MLNPTELTETLVSGKDIELEYRFISDEDHQQIYLLLLQVLGNLDRLFLTEVVSTILKELLMNANKANAKRLFFLTEGLNINEASHYNKGMKRFLEDIIHKWDEQEKVLKGSNLSVRLRAKIMNQNLIFLIENDAALLPQESERIKARLESANKFNDLSDAFLSMADSQESAGLGLVLIQLLLKNSGIGSDKFKIETDGKITRATLVIPKQIVPLDVATKLKDKILAEVDGLPPLPHTLTRIINLCNNPDSDLGVIANEIERNPAISADLLKLSNSAGFASRNKVNTIVQAVKVVGLKNVRNLLYVSGVRKIMEGRYSKLQEVWNHSNLASFFARQVSQRAGLGKLSDIAAVGALLHDLGKFILLSLDPTLFKRLASYQKHRDLSNSTILEEISTGISHPTLGAMLARKWDFPPDLVHMIEFHHRAFMATNTIYTDLVDSVYVANMMCDYLDKKTSYYAADSNILKKFQLDDKAKFEETCEKLAKAYEIANEEN, from the coding sequence ATGCTAAATCCGACAGAACTCACGGAAACTCTAGTATCTGGAAAAGATATCGAGCTGGAATATAGATTTATTTCGGACGAGGACCACCAGCAGATCTACCTTCTGCTGCTTCAGGTTTTAGGAAACTTGGACAGGTTATTTCTTACGGAAGTGGTTTCTACCATTCTGAAAGAACTTTTGATGAACGCGAATAAGGCGAACGCCAAGAGACTTTTCTTTCTTACAGAAGGGCTGAATATCAACGAGGCATCTCATTATAATAAAGGGATGAAACGTTTTCTGGAAGATATCATCCATAAATGGGATGAACAGGAAAAGGTACTCAAAGGTTCCAATTTATCCGTCCGTCTTCGAGCTAAGATCATGAACCAGAATCTGATCTTTTTGATTGAGAATGATGCAGCACTTCTTCCCCAAGAATCGGAAAGGATCAAGGCAAGATTAGAATCTGCAAACAAGTTTAACGATCTGTCGGATGCGTTTCTTTCGATGGCGGATAGCCAAGAGAGCGCAGGTCTTGGACTTGTACTTATACAATTATTATTAAAAAACTCAGGCATAGGTTCTGATAAATTTAAGATAGAAACGGATGGAAAGATCACAAGAGCGACCTTAGTGATCCCTAAACAAATCGTTCCATTGGATGTAGCTACTAAACTCAAAGACAAGATTTTGGCAGAAGTAGATGGACTTCCCCCACTTCCTCATACTCTTACAAGGATCATAAACCTTTGTAATAATCCTGACTCAGATTTAGGTGTAATTGCTAACGAGATAGAAAGAAACCCGGCGATCAGTGCGGACCTTCTAAAACTTTCAAACTCAGCCGGTTTCGCGAGTAGGAATAAAGTAAATACGATCGTCCAAGCTGTTAAGGTTGTGGGACTGAAGAACGTCCGAAATCTTTTGTATGTATCAGGCGTACGAAAGATCATGGAAGGAAGATATTCCAAACTTCAGGAAGTATGGAATCATTCCAACCTTGCGAGTTTTTTCGCGAGGCAGGTTTCTCAAAGAGCGGGACTCGGAAAACTTTCCGATATCGCTGCAGTAGGAGCCTTACTTCATGATTTAGGAAAATTCATTTTGCTTTCATTGGATCCTACATTGTTCAAACGTTTGGCATCTTATCAGAAGCATAGGGATCTTTCCAATTCCACCATCTTAGAAGAAATTTCCACAGGTATTTCTCATCCGACTTTGGGAGCGATGCTCGCCAGAAAATGGGATTTCCCTCCGGACCTTGTTCATATGATCGAATTTCATCATAGAGCCTTCATGGCGACTAACACGATTTATACGGATTTAGTTGATTCCGTATACGTGGCAAATATGATGTGCGATTATCTGGATAAGAAGACCAGCTATTATGCTGCTGACTCGAATATACTAAAAAAGTTCCAGTTAGATGATAAGGCAAAGTTCGAAGAGACCTGCGAAAAATTAGCTAAGGCCTACGAGATCGCGAATGAAGAAAACTGA
- the panD gene encoding aspartate 1-decarboxylase: MLITICKGKIHRATVTDADLNYEGSLTVDMDLVDAAGMFPYEKVSVVNVNNGSRFETYLIEGKRGSGEICLNGAAARLGMKGDKVIIISYGSLEEKDLPKGYKPQVVLVDDKNHIKKA, encoded by the coding sequence ATGCTCATCACTATTTGTAAAGGTAAAATCCATAGAGCCACCGTAACCGACGCGGACCTCAATTATGAGGGAAGCCTGACGGTAGACATGGATTTGGTAGATGCCGCTGGAATGTTTCCTTACGAAAAAGTTTCTGTTGTGAACGTAAACAATGGATCCAGATTCGAGACATATCTGATTGAAGGCAAAAGAGGTTCTGGAGAGATCTGCTTGAACGGCGCTGCTGCCCGTCTCGGAATGAAAGGAGACAAAGTTATTATCATCTCCTACGGCTCCCTAGAAGAAAAAGACCTGCCAAAAGGTTATAAACCCCAAGTCGTTCTCGTAGACGACAAGAACCATATCAAAAAAGCCTAA
- the topA gene encoding type I DNA topoisomerase, whose translation MSVLVLVESPTKVKTISSYLGKEYKVLATFGHILDLPPDRIGIKIEKDFEPEYVPLKGKKKILSSILKEAKSHSSILIATDPDREGEFIGYILAQKLGKKVKISRIRFQEIQKDKILQAISEPDEIDLDLVDSQKARRILDRLIGYKVSPFLWRAVSGEGLSAGRVQSVALKWICDREEEIRSFIPVTTWLVSATVFYGSEENERIVFCPKRDAFATQKEASGFLDSILKKTKVLQITEIKEKVGETLPPPPFTTATLQQEAFRVLKFSASKTMKLAQELYEGTDLGKGKSQGLITYMRTDSVRISEDARDSIRRKIASKFGKEFVSDKAQTYRLKKTKGKSQDAHEAIRPVDVFLEPDFVLEVADRNLSKDSKKLYELIWKRAIASQMKPEIWKRLEFVANGGGEIWEGEKLFTLDPGYKKIYNIGADILPNWKKGETLAPDPWEIQEKTTEPPSRYTEASLVSKLEKEGIGRPSTFASILETLYKRKYVYSEKGKLYSETLGERVNAFLQAAFADLFREKFTSEMEQKLDSIASGEESRSKVLSEFYSVLDSQLKKTNIIAINKQLKEKPKTPKYGICPVCKEGERVRKKSSKKKEYYICSRFPQCDYAEYL comes from the coding sequence ATGTCCGTTCTAGTACTTGTAGAATCTCCTACCAAAGTTAAAACCATCTCTTCCTATTTGGGCAAAGAGTATAAGGTGCTCGCCACCTTCGGACATATTTTGGATCTTCCTCCGGATCGTATTGGGATCAAAATAGAAAAAGATTTCGAACCTGAGTATGTTCCTCTCAAAGGTAAGAAAAAAATCCTATCTTCTATCTTAAAGGAAGCAAAGTCTCATTCATCCATACTGATCGCAACCGATCCGGATAGAGAAGGCGAGTTTATAGGATATATCTTGGCCCAAAAATTAGGGAAGAAGGTAAAGATCTCCCGAATTCGTTTCCAAGAAATCCAGAAAGACAAAATTTTACAGGCAATTTCAGAACCTGATGAGATCGATCTGGACCTGGTAGATTCCCAAAAAGCAAGAAGGATCTTAGATAGACTGATCGGATATAAGGTGAGTCCATTTTTATGGAGAGCAGTAAGCGGAGAAGGTCTGTCCGCAGGAAGGGTACAATCAGTCGCTTTAAAATGGATCTGCGATAGAGAAGAAGAAATCCGTAGTTTTATTCCGGTCACCACCTGGCTTGTTTCTGCAACTGTGTTTTACGGATCGGAAGAAAATGAAAGGATCGTCTTTTGCCCTAAAAGAGACGCGTTCGCCACCCAAAAAGAAGCATCTGGGTTCCTGGATTCTATATTAAAAAAAACGAAAGTATTACAAATCACTGAAATAAAAGAGAAGGTAGGAGAAACATTACCTCCACCTCCTTTTACTACTGCTACTTTACAACAGGAAGCATTTAGGGTCTTAAAATTTTCCGCATCCAAAACAATGAAACTCGCTCAGGAATTGTACGAGGGAACAGATCTAGGAAAAGGAAAATCCCAAGGACTCATCACTTATATGAGAACTGATTCTGTTCGGATAAGTGAAGATGCAAGAGATTCTATTCGCAGAAAGATAGCCTCTAAATTCGGAAAAGAATTCGTTTCAGATAAAGCCCAAACGTATAGACTTAAAAAAACGAAAGGGAAGTCACAGGATGCACATGAAGCAATTCGTCCTGTGGATGTATTTTTAGAACCTGACTTTGTATTAGAAGTCGCAGATCGTAATTTAAGTAAGGACTCCAAAAAATTATACGAATTGATCTGGAAGCGTGCCATTGCTTCTCAGATGAAACCTGAAATTTGGAAAAGATTGGAGTTTGTGGCAAACGGAGGAGGAGAAATTTGGGAAGGAGAAAAACTTTTCACTCTAGATCCAGGTTATAAAAAGATCTATAATATAGGCGCTGACATTCTTCCTAATTGGAAAAAAGGAGAAACTCTGGCTCCCGATCCGTGGGAGATCCAAGAAAAAACTACAGAACCTCCTTCCAGATACACGGAAGCAAGTCTTGTCTCCAAACTCGAAAAAGAGGGGATCGGCAGGCCTTCTACATTTGCTTCTATCCTCGAAACATTATACAAAAGAAAATACGTATACTCCGAAAAAGGGAAGTTATATTCGGAGACTCTCGGAGAAAGAGTGAATGCATTCTTGCAGGCTGCATTTGCTGATCTATTCAGGGAAAAATTTACTTCTGAAATGGAACAAAAATTAGATTCCATTGCTTCCGGAGAAGAAAGCAGATCTAAGGTTCTTTCCGAATTTTACTCAGTCTTAGATTCTCAATTAAAGAAAACGAATATAATCGCAATAAATAAACAGTTAAAAGAAAAACCAAAAACTCCCAAATACGGAATTTGTCCCGTTTGTAAAGAAGGGGAGAGAGTTCGAAAAAAATCTTCCAAAAAGAAGGAATATTATATCTGTTCTCGTTTTCCTCAATGCGACTACGCGGAATATCTTTAA
- a CDS encoding type II toxin-antitoxin system antitoxin SocA domain-containing protein, which yields MEKLLEVISFILQRSPRGRNRQELAKLVYLSDGVFFQKYAKVITEQKYIHLEDSPYPMELNQALLHLKENRLIDVTPKLTETGISGYLLTWVGTEHEDEIDLNRQEKRILRKVLENFKGSVYDENRVYPNLYENYVITPLFSEIKFSKETINTKIHFFKRKTLLNISGKIFKVLFSE from the coding sequence ATGGAAAAGCTGCTCGAAGTCATCTCCTTTATACTCCAAAGATCTCCGCGAGGAAGAAACCGTCAGGAACTTGCAAAACTAGTTTATCTTTCTGATGGAGTATTCTTCCAAAAATACGCCAAAGTAATTACGGAGCAAAAATATATCCATCTGGAAGATTCTCCGTATCCGATGGAATTAAATCAGGCACTTCTACACCTGAAAGAAAATCGTCTAATAGATGTGACCCCAAAATTGACCGAGACCGGGATCTCGGGTTATTTATTAACCTGGGTTGGTACAGAGCATGAGGATGAAATAGACCTGAATCGTCAGGAAAAAAGAATCCTTCGCAAAGTCCTGGAAAATTTCAAAGGAAGTGTTTACGACGAAAATAGAGTGTACCCGAATTTATATGAGAATTACGTGATCACTCCCCTTTTCTCGGAAATTAAGTTTAGCAAAGAAACTATTAACACTAAAATCCATTTCTTTAAGAGAAAAACGCTTTTGAATATCTCGGGCAAAATATTTAAGGTACTTTTTAGCGAGTAA
- a CDS encoding gamma carbonic anhydrase family protein, producing the protein MQEVHLAGNILEYMGKRPIFKDGVFLAPGSLVVGDVVIGKDSSIWFQTLIRGDVNYIRIGDNVNIQDMTVVHVSRNTHPVEIGDNVSVGHRAVLHGCKLKNNSFVGMGAIIMDGVELGEYSFVAAGAMITPGKIIPPGVMVMGSPAKIVRDITEDERNLIERTAANYVTYKNNYLQDFSYRISIV; encoded by the coding sequence ATGCAAGAAGTACATCTGGCCGGGAATATATTAGAATATATGGGAAAACGTCCTATCTTCAAAGATGGAGTGTTCTTAGCTCCAGGCTCTTTGGTAGTAGGGGATGTAGTGATCGGAAAAGATTCCTCTATCTGGTTCCAAACATTGATCCGTGGAGATGTAAATTATATTCGGATTGGAGACAATGTGAATATACAGGATATGACAGTGGTCCATGTTTCCAGAAATACTCATCCAGTGGAAATTGGAGATAATGTTTCCGTGGGTCATAGAGCCGTTCTTCACGGATGCAAACTTAAAAATAATTCATTCGTAGGAATGGGCGCTATCATCATGGATGGAGTGGAGCTAGGAGAATATTCCTTCGTAGCTGCGGGCGCAATGATAACCCCTGGTAAGATCATTCCACCGGGAGTGATGGTGATGGGATCTCCCGCAAAGATCGTGAGAGATATTACGGAAGATGAAAGGAATCTGATAGAAAGGACCGCTGCAAATTACGTCACCTATAAGAACAATTATCTTCAGGATTTTTCCTATAGGATCAGCATAGTTTAA
- a CDS encoding ABC transporter ATP-binding protein, producing MKKTESNNLLNLHGIKFYRSGTPILDGIDFQINSGEHWVLLGRNGAGKTTLVNLIYGSVWPTAGRINLFGETFGETPLQILRNKIGILDSSQQESALQKSLTVYDVLLTGFFHTIGFYRESNAWEEKEAERILEENGFGAKRNQLFRTLSSGEKKKVLFLRAMCTSPEFVILDEPCSGLDLTAREEFIDFLDEYKRNRNFTSIYITHRIDEIPPFYEHAALLKSGKILFSGEIKEAFSSARLSDLYDRKVEAENRNGTWVAVTERK from the coding sequence ATGAAGAAAACTGAATCCAATAATCTACTCAATTTACACGGAATTAAGTTTTATAGATCCGGGACTCCTATTCTGGATGGGATCGATTTCCAGATCAATTCCGGGGAACATTGGGTGCTGTTAGGCCGCAACGGTGCCGGAAAAACTACACTTGTAAATTTGATTTATGGTTCAGTTTGGCCTACTGCAGGTAGGATCAATCTTTTTGGAGAAACATTCGGAGAAACTCCTCTACAGATCTTGAGAAATAAAATTGGGATCCTGGATTCTTCCCAACAAGAAAGCGCTCTTCAAAAAAGTCTTACTGTTTATGATGTTCTTCTTACAGGTTTTTTTCATACCATAGGTTTTTATAGAGAATCAAACGCCTGGGAAGAAAAGGAAGCAGAACGAATTTTAGAAGAAAACGGTTTCGGGGCTAAAAGAAACCAATTATTCCGAACTCTATCTTCGGGAGAAAAGAAGAAGGTACTCTTTCTTCGAGCGATGTGCACTTCTCCCGAATTTGTGATCTTAGATGAGCCTTGCTCCGGATTGGATCTGACTGCTAGAGAGGAATTCATAGACTTCTTGGATGAATATAAGAGGAATCGGAATTTCACTTCTATCTATATCACTCATAGGATCGATGAGATCCCTCCATTTTACGAACACGCGGCACTTCTGAAGTCCGGCAAAATTTTATTCTCCGGTGAGATCAAAGAAGCGTTCTCTTCTGCAAGGCTTTCGGATCTATACGATCGTAAGGTAGAAGCAGAAAATCGCAACGGCACCTGGGTCGCAGTGACTGAAAGAAAGTAA
- the lepB gene encoding signal peptidase I, with protein sequence MFSLKKEFGEKEKKFDRKKFVQILSISIIVGFLFASVARIWFVFPFVPETEEMSPAFPKGKRIYISRFVRDSSLFLGDVVLVEHPTQKGKVTLVRIMGKSGDQISIKDKILYRNGISETQGKSDFSLQFKDARPAFSGTYSTRDNLSNLTIEDRNYFLLCDNRDDCVDSRDFGPIPFEKIIGKAL encoded by the coding sequence ATGTTCTCATTAAAAAAAGAGTTCGGAGAGAAGGAAAAAAAATTCGATCGAAAGAAATTCGTTCAGATTCTTTCCATCTCTATTATAGTCGGATTTTTATTCGCGTCTGTAGCTCGTATCTGGTTTGTATTTCCATTCGTTCCGGAAACGGAAGAAATGTCCCCTGCATTCCCTAAAGGAAAAAGAATTTATATCTCAAGATTTGTACGTGATTCTTCTTTATTTTTAGGTGATGTGGTCCTAGTCGAACATCCTACGCAAAAAGGAAAAGTAACGCTTGTACGTATTATGGGAAAATCGGGGGACCAAATATCTATAAAGGACAAGATTCTTTATAGGAACGGAATCTCCGAGACCCAAGGCAAATCCGACTTCTCCTTACAATTCAAGGATGCAAGACCTGCCTTTTCCGGAACATATTCTACCCGGGACAATCTATCCAACCTAACTATAGAAGATCGAAATTACTTTCTCCTTTGCGATAACCGAGACGACTGTGTAGATTCCAGAGATTTCGGTCCTATACCTTTCGAAAAGATCATAGGCAAAGCCCTTTAA